CTTGCCTTGGCTGGAGCCGGTGCCATTGCTGGGCAACATATTTGCACATTTGGATCTGTTCACCTGGTTTAGCTTCGTGCTGGTCATTGCCATGCATTTGTTTATTCATCGCACCTCCTGGGGACTGCATCTTCGGGCAGTCGGCGATAATCCGGCTACGGCAGATGTTATGGGCATTCCTGTTATTGCGATTCGCTACGCTTGTATTGTAATTGGATCCATGTTGATCGGTATTGGTGGAGCAGATTTGCTGCTCGTTTACACGCCTACATGGAATGAAGGGATGACTTCCGGACGGGGCTGGATCGCGGTGGCGCTTATTATTTTTGCCAGATGGAATCCGATCAGAGCGCTGCTCTGCGCTTATTTCTTCGGTGTGCTGGATAGTCTCGGTTTCCGTGTTCAGCTGATCGGCAGTCACATTCCTTCTTATTTCCTGAAAATGATTCCATACGTCGTCACGATTCTAGTGTTGATGTTCTTAGGTTGGCGTAATCGGAATAAGCCTTCGGGCGCGCCTGAAGCTCTGGGTGTTCCTTATATTCGGGAGCAAAGATTCTAACATTGGATTAGTTAGGAGGAGTGTTAATGAGTGAACGTGAGCAACATATCGCTTATTTAAAAAGATGCGTCGAGCTCTCTGTTCTGGCGAGAGAATCCGGGAATACACCGTTCGGCGCGCTGTTAGTAGGGCCAACAGGTGCGGTTTTGCTTGAACAAGGCAATGTGGAAATTACCCAGTCCAACTGCACAGGGCACGCAGAAACGATGCTGATGGAGGCGGCCTCCAAACGATACAGCAAGGCCGAACTGTGGTCCTGCACATTATATACGTCTGTAGAGCCGTGCGCCATGTGTTCAGGCTCCATCTATTGGGGTAATGTAGGGCGAGTCGTCTATGGAATTTCCGAAAAGTTGTTGGCGCAACTAACCGGGGAGGATGAGCAGAATCCGACGTTGGATTTACCTTGCCGAGAAGTCTTCGCCAGAGGGAATAAACCGATTGAAGTCATTGGTCCTATTCAAGAAGTTGAGGCGGAGGCGGTTGCCGCTCATGAGGGATATTGGTTATAAAGGTTGAGCAGGGTAATTCTGCTCGGCCTTTTTTGTTGTTTTGGAGGGGACGTGGAGTTACTCGACCTCCCCGGAGGTAAGGGAACTACAGTACGCTATTCTAGCAAAAAGTGTCATTATCGCGAGGTTGGGGGAACTACAGTACGCTATTATGCTGTTTCAAGCGAAATTTAGCGTTTTTCGTGGAAATAAGACCCTGTAGTTCCGCTATGACTCTCGCATTCTTACTATTTGCTTAAATAGCGTACTATAGTTCCCCTCAACACGATTCCCTTACTAGTTTATCGCTACTATGAGGCTGATATCTCAGGGCGGCGAAGCCGTTTTTCTTATTAAGGGCAAGGGCATTAAAGACTGCCCCCACGGAACGATGATCCGTTGAGAGTTCATTTCGCCTACTTTTCGCTAACATAGAGGATCGACGCTCCACCAAAGGTGTTAAACTTGACGTTGATAATGATAATTGTTATCATTAACAAATGTGAATTGAGCGTAGCAGATTTCTATGCTTACAAACGAAGTTAAAGGGGTAGATGGTCATGCAACAAAGAAAAAGCAAAAAAGTTTCCGTTGCGCTAGTAAGCTTAATGAGTATGACGTTGTTATTGTCGGCTTGCGGGAGCGCATCTAATGCTGGTTCCACGGCATCCACGTCACCAACAGCTAGTTCTCCAGCGGCAACGGCTGCAGCCAAAACAGAGAAAACAATGACGGACGGGCTAGGCAATAAGGTAACCATTCCAGCTAATCCACAACGAATTATTGGTTCTTACTTAGAAGATCCTTTGATAACACTTGGTATTAAACCAGTTGCACAATGGGCTGTTGCCAGCGGTGTTCAGGACTACTTAAAGGACAGTCTGAACGGCATCCCGACGCTTCCATCGGATCTTCCATTCGAAGCGGTTGCGAGTTTCAATCCGGATCTTATGATCATCGGGGGATCCAGCGCAGCAGCAGGCGAGAAGTATGCGCAGTATGCCAAAATTACACCTACCTTTGTATTGGGCGATGAAGTCAACAATGACTGGCGCAAAGCGCTGCTGAAGATCGGCGAAATCTTCGATAAATCGAAGGAAGCAGAGCAAGCGCTAAAAACTTATGATGCGAAGGCGAAAGAAGCTAAGGATAAATTGATTAAAGCAAACGGCGAGCAATCAGCGGCTGCGATATGGGTGACTGCCAAAGCTGCCTATGTGGTAAGCGAGAACCTGTCCAGTGGAGCTTTGCTCTACAAGGACATGGGCTTCAAAGTGCCTAATGTGGTGAAAGAAATTTCCAGCAAAGGGACTGCGAACTGGCGGGCGATCTCGATGGAAGCCTTGTCTCAACTAGATGCGGATCATATTATCCTGATTCGTGGTAAGGGAGAAGGCGACCAAATTATTAACGATCCGATTTGGAAAAGCGTTTCTGCTGTGAAGAACGGGCATGTTTATGAATTTGATAAAACCCACAGCTGGTTATACAGCGGAGTTATTGCGAACAGTAAAATGATTGATGACGTTTTGAAAAGTATTTTGAAGTAAGTATGGAAAGCCGTCAGGAAGTTTCTTCTTCCTGGCGGCTTTTTTGTTATTTCACAAAAAAAGTTAGCCATGTTATGAAAGTTTACAAACTTCTTTCATATAAATTGACCCATAGGGGTAGCGCACTTACAATGAAACAAATCTTACAAATGAGTGGCAGGTTCTAACCTAAACATAGAGGTGAAACGTCATGAAATTTAAGCTGCATCAAGTGAACACAATGAATCAGATTGATTTCGTTCATGCGTTCGGCCCTCTTTTCGAACATTCCCCGTGGGTGGCTGAGCGGGCGTGGGGCTCGCTGCCTTATGCCTCACAGCAGGAATTCACGCTTGCTCTTGAGCAGGAAGTTTGGTTAGCCAGCCGGGAGGAACGGCTTGCCCTATTGCGGGCGCATCCGGACTTAGGGACAAGGGTCCAGATGACGAATCACTCGGTCCAGGAACAGTCAGGCGCAGGACTCAATCGCTTGTCCCCAGAGGAATATAAGCAATTCCTTGCCTACAACAAGCAATATACAACGAAGTTCAAGTTTCCTTTCATTATGGCTGTGAAGGGGCAAACGAAGGATACGATCAAAGAAGCGATTCGTCTGCGGATTGAACGAGACTTAGAGACGGAATTAGGCAAGGCTCTTCAGGAAGTTTGCAAGATAGGTCGTTTTCGGCTTGAAGCATTAATGGAGGATGAGAAGGGGGAAACAGCGATGAAACAAGCGAGCGTATCAGAGAGAACGATGTACTACGGAAAAGGTGATGTGTGGGTATATCGTTCTTATGCCAAACCTTTGACGAATTTAACGCTAATCCCTGAATCGGGTTTTGCGGGACGAGATAATGTGTTGTTCGGGATGAATATTAAAATCGCGGTTAGCGGAGAGAAGTTCTTTACTTCGTTCACCGAAGGCGATAACACGTTGGTCGTTGCCACGGATTCGATGAAAAACTTCCTTCTACGCAAAGCCGGCGACTATGAAGGAGCTACAGCAGAAGGCTTCCTCGCCTTCGCTGCTCGCAAGTTTCTGGAGACCTACCCGCAGATGACGGGCGTGAGAATGACGGCTGATCAAGTTGCCTTCGACGTTCTGCCAGTTCCCGGAGCCAATGGCTTGGAAAATGGAGAACTCGTCTATCGTTATTCACAAAATGAACATCCAACGGCTTTGGTTGACATGGTTCGCACAGATGAGGGGATCGTTGTTGCTGAACACTCCGGCGGTATCGCTGATCTTAAACTAATTAAGGTAAAAGGCAGCTCCTTCGCTGGTTTTGTGCGAGACGAGTACACCACGCTTCCGGAATCCTATGATCGGCCCTTATTCATCTTCTTGGATATGTCATGGAGCTATGAAGAGGTGGAAGATGCCTTCGATTCTGATCTCGGCCGTTATGTGGCTGCTGAGCAAATAAGGGATATTGCGCATACCGTATTCCATGAGCAGCATTCCCCATCGATTCAAAATCTCATTTATCGGATTGGACAACGAGCACTTACAAGATTCCCGCAGTTGAAGGACATTCGCTTCGAATCGAATAACCGCACGTGGGAAACGATTCTGGAGCAGGCTTCGGTAGGCGAAGGCAAAGTATTTACAGAACCTAGACCTCCTTATGGCTTCCAAGGGTTTTCGATGACGAAGCGTGATTTGGAGGGCCTATGAGCAGAGGGATTACAACGCATGTTCTGGATATAAGCAGCGGAAGACCTGCGAAGGATGTACACATCGCTTTATTTCGGATACAAGACGGGAAGTCGGAACTGTTAAGTTCTGGTGCAACGAACAGCGATGGCCGTCTGGAGGGACCCTTGTTGAGCGGTGAGGGTTACCAAGCTGGGGTATATGAGCTTGTTTTTCATATTGGTGATTATTTCCGAGGCACAGGCATATCGCTTCCAGAGCCGGCTTTTCTAGATCAAGTTCCGGTTCGCTTCGGAATATCAGCCACAGATGTTCACTATCATGTGCCATTATTGGTTGCGCCATGGGGATACAACACCTATAAGGGCAGCTAATTTCAAGCCACCAAGGGTTCTGAGGGAGGGATTTGCATGGATGATCAATTTGATCTCGTTATTCGTAAAGGTGCCGTAGTCCTCATAGATCAAGTACGTCAGTTGGATATCGGTATTCGAAACGGTAAAATTGCCGCGTTAGGTGAAAACCTCGCTTACTCGGAGCAAACGCCTACTTATGAAGCGGAAAATCTGGTCATCCTGCCGGGTATGGTAGATGCTCATGTTCATTTCAATGAACCCGCCTTGGGACATTGGGAGGGCTTCGCTACAGGTTCCGCATCGCTCGCCGCAGGTGGCTGCACCACCTATATCGATATGCCGCTCAACGGTGTTCCGCCAACGGTGAGATTTAGCGCCCTGAAGCAAAAATTGGAAGCGGCAGAAGGAAACTCGGTGGTCGATTATGCGCTTTGGGGCGGTCTTGTTCCCGGCAATATCGGACACTTGCAAGAGCTAGCCGAAGCTGGTGTCATTGGATTCAAGGCTTTCATGTCTTGTCCCGGCGGAGAAGGGGAAGATATTTTCGCGGAAGTGGACGACCTGACGCTCGTCGAAGGGATGAGAGAGATCGCTCGCCTGGGGCTCGTGCTTGCGCTGCATGCAGAGAGTGAAGAGATGGTCGCGAAACTGGCAGCCGAAGCGCGGGAGGAAGGCAAGCGAGGGGCGCTCGACTTCGCTGCGACGCGGCCGATCGCCGCTGAGCTGGAAGCGGTCAACCGCGCGCTCTTCTACGCGGAACAAACGGGCTGCAAGCTGCACTTCGTGCACATCAGCAGCGCTGAGGCTGTGCACGTGATCACGGATGCGAAGGCGAGAGGGCTGGACGTCACCGTGGAAACGTGCCCGCACTACTTGGTCTTGACCAGCGCGGATCTGGAGCAGCAAGGGGCGATTGCCAAATGTGCGCCGCCACTGCGTACGGCGCATGATCAAGAGCGGCTCTGGCAGGAGCTTGCTGCTGGCAGGCTTGATCTGCTCGCCTCGGATCATTCCCCCTGCCCGGCAGCGATGAAGCAAGGGGAATTTATCGAGGCGTGGGGTGGAATCTCCGGCGCGCAAAGCTCGGTCGAGCTGGTGCTGGATGAAGGCCATCTCCGCCGGGATGTGCCGCTGCCTTTGCTTGCACGGCTGCTGGCTACGGAGCCAGCCAAGCGCTTTGGGTTGTATCCGCGCAAGGGCCAAATTGCCCTGGGGGCAGATGCGGATCTGGCGCTTGTGGATTTGAAGATGAGCTATACGCTGCAAGCAAGTGATTTGCTGTACCGCCATCCGCATAGCCCCTATGTGGGGAAAACATTTGGCTGCCGAGTAAAAGCCACATTCTTACGCGGAAACCAAGTGTATGAGCTTCATGAAGGCGTTGCTGACAAGACAGAAGGAGCATGGCTTCGTCATGCTGCTGTGACAGGAGGTGTGCACAGTGGCTGAAATGACACCGACCTCTGTTCAAGAATTAGCTCAATATTCCAAGCAAATGCTTGATGTGCTGGAGTGGCTCGCAACCTACGGCGCTAATCCAGAGGGAGGAGTTACCCGGCTGCTGTACACGGAGTCATGGCTGCAGGCGCAGCGTGCGCTTTTGGCAAAGATGGAAGGGCTGGGTCTAGCAGCGAATTTCGACGCCGTAGGCAATGTATATGGGAAATTGCAAGGAAGCAACGCGTCTTTGAAGTCGGTTCTTACAGGCTCGCACGTCGACACAGTCAAAAATGGCGGTAAATATGATGGCGCATACGGCGTCGTTGCATCGCTGATGGCACTTGGCTACCTGAAGGCTGTACATGGGACTCCGAGAAGGACAATTGAAGTGATTTCATTTTGTGAAGAAGAGGGAAGCCGCTTCCCGCTTGCTTATTGGGGATCCGGCCATGTAACCGGCGTAAGATCTTACGCAAGTGCTGCAGGTATTGCAGATCTAGAGGGTACTACTTTGTTGGAAGCTATGGGAGAAGCAGGCTTCGAACCTGCAAACGCGGGCGAACATTCGGCAGTGCGTGATGATATTGGAGCTTATATTGAAATTCATATTGAGCAAGGTTCTGTTCTTGAAGTGAAACAGAAACAAATTGGCGTTGTGACCGCGATAGTTGGACAGATTCGGATGACTGTAGTTGTCAAAGGCGATTCGAACCATGCCGGAACAACACCGATGACCATGCGCCGGGATGCGCTCGCGGGAGCCGCTGAAATGGTTGTTCTCACGGAAAGTATGGCACTGGAAGAAGGCGGGCCGCTAGTGGCTACGGTAGGACGGCTGGATGTAAAGCGTGGAACCTCGAATGTGGTGCCGGGCGAAGTTGAATTTACGCTGGACATTCGGCATACGGATGAGCGGAAGATGGACGCTTTTCGAACAAGATTGCTAACAAAGCTCGGTGAAATCGCGAAGCGAAGAGAGCTTATTATAGAGACGGTTGAAAATTTACATGCTTCACCTGTTGCCATGCACCAAGGAATCTCGAATGACATTGAGGCAGCGTGCGCGACTTATGGATTCGGAAGCATGAAGCTGCCCAGCGGGGCTGGCCACGATGCCCAGTTGTTTGGGCCGATCTGTCCATCGGCGATGATTTTCGTGCCAAGCCGCGGGGGGATCAGTCATAGTCCGGAGGAGTTCACGGAACCGGATGACTTGATTGCAGGTTTTCAAACGCTGGTTCATGTGTTATACCAATATGGCTATGGGGGTAAAGCTGATGAAATCCTATAAAGACTTATCGCCCTCGCTGCGAACGATTATGACGCCCGGACCGGTTGAGGTCGACCCGCGTGTTCTGCGCGCGATGTCGTATCCGATTCTGGGACAGTTTGATCCTGAATTTACGGAATTGATGAATGAGACGATGGAAATGCTCAGGGATGTTTTTCAAACAAGCAATCAATGGGCTTACCCTATCGATGGTACCTCCCGCTCAGGTATTGAGGCGGTATTAGTCAGTGTGATTGAACCTGGGGATAAAGTGCTTGTACCGATTTATGGTCGTTTTGGCAACTTGCTTGTCGAAATTTCTGAACGCTGCGGAGCTGAAGTTGTCCTGTTGGAGAAGGAGTGGGGGACGGTATTCGACCCGCAGGAAATCATTGCCGCTATTCATCGGGAAAAGCCGAATATTGTAGCGATTGTACATGGCGAAACGTCCACGGGGTGCGTTCAACCTCTTGAAGGAATCGGGGCGGCTTGCCGTGAAGTGGATGCGCTGCTGGTCGTTGATGCTGTTGCGACAATTGGCGGCGTGCCGGTACAGACGGATGCCTGGCAGTTAGACGCGGTTATCGGTGGCACGCAGAAATGCCTGTCGGTTCCCTCTGGCATGTCTCCGATTACTTACAATGAGCGTGTTGAGGCGAAGGTGCTGCGACGCAAAACGATTGAGCGCGGTCTGCGTGAAAAAGGTTCAGCCGTAGCTGCTGGGAAGCCGGTTGCGAGCAACTACTTCGATCTCGGTCAACTGCAGGATTACTGGAGCCCCAAGCGGCTCAATCATCATACGGAGTCAACTTCCATGCTGTACGCTTTGCGCGAAGGCTTGCGGCTTGTGCTGCAAGAGGGGCTGGAGGAACGCTTTGACCGCCATAAGCGCCATGAAGCTGCCTTGGTTGCTGGCTTGAAGGCCATGGGCTTAACGTTGTATGGCAACCCCGCTTGTAAGCTTCCGGTTGTCACTTGTATTCAGATACCGCAAGGAATTGACGGCGAATCCGTTCGCGCTATGCTGCTGAATAGTTTTGGCATCGAAATTGCCAGTTCCTTCGGGCCGTTAAAAGGTCAAATTTGGCGAATTGGAACGATGGGCTTCAGCTGCAACCAGAAAAATGTGCTTCACGTGTTGGGTGCATTGGAAGCGGTGCTCTTATGGCACAAAGCTGCGATTACAAGCGGTAAAGCGCTGCAAGCGGCGTTATCCGTATATGCCCCCACAGAGGAGGAACTTCCATGTTGAACATCATGCCACGAGCGGAGCGAGCGATGATCGCTACGCCTCATTATTTGGCCAGCAGCGTAGGAAGCGCGATCTTGCAGCAGGGAGGCAATGCCTTCGATGCAGCGATTGCGATCAGCGCAACGCTTGGTGTTGTTTATCCGCATATGACGGGGCTTGGCGGGGACGCTTTTTTCTTGATGTACGATGCGGCTGCAGGCGCATATACGGGATTCAATGGAAGCGGGAAGTCTGCTGCCCAAGCTACGCCTGATTTTTATAAAGCGAAAGGGCTGCAAGCGATACCGCAAAGAGGTATTCTCAGTGCGATCACCGTTCCGGGCATGGTCGACGCCTGGTGGCAGGTATGGGAGAAATACGGCAAGCTTGCTTGGGCTAAGCTGCTTGAGCCTGCGATTGACTATGCGGAGAAAGGGTTTCCGATTTCACGCAATCTGCTGTTCTGGATGCGCAAGGATGAGGTCTTCATTCGAGCCTCAGAGCAGTTGAGCAGCTTATATATGGCGGGTGGTCAGCTTCTGAAGGAAGGCGATCGCCTCGTTCAGAAAGAGATGGCTCAGACCCTGCGAGTAGTGCAGCGAGAAGGTCGGGATGCCTTTTATAAAGGTACTCTGATGCAGTCGATTGTACAGAACATTCAGTCTGATGGCGGGCTGCTGCAGGAAGCAGATTTCCGCAATTTTGCCGGAGAATGGGTTGAGTTGCTCTCCACGACGTATCGCGGGTATGACATTTATCAAATGCCGCCGAACTCGCAAGGATTCACAGCGCTTATGATGATGAATATGCTGGAAAATGTCGATGTCAGTGCGGTTCCCCGAGCATCAGCGAATTTTTATCACTTGATGTCGGAAGTTGTTAAAAAGGCGTTCAAAGATCGCGACCTGTACTTAACCGATCCGCGTTTCCGCGAGATTCCATTGAAGCGCTTGCTTTCCAAGGCTTATGCCAAGGAACTTTGGAACGATATTCAAGCGGAGCCGTTTAAGGTCAGTGAGCATTTGTCGCCGGCGATCGGCCAGGATACGGCCTATGCTGCTGTGGTGGATGAAGAGGGGAACTCGGTTTCTTTCATACAAAGTTTATATTTTGACTTCGGTGCGGCCTATGTGCCTGGAGATACAGGAATTATCATGCAAAATCGCGGCTCTTTTTTCTCGCTGGAATCGTCTTGTGCCAATGCTTTGGAGCCAGGTAAAAGATCCTTCCATACCCTAATGCCGGCGATGGTCAGCAAAGAGGGCAAGCCTTACATGCTATACGGCACGCAGGGCGGGGAAGGTCAGCCGCAAACACAACTCTCTATTCTGACTGGTGTTCTGGACTATGGCTTGTCGATTCAAGAAGCGATTTCGCTTCCTCGTTGGGTGTACGGCCGAACTTGGGGAGAAGACGGAGACGCCCTGAAGCTGGAGCATCGTCTGGATGGAGATGTGTACGCTCGCTTGAAGAAGTGGGGACATCGTGTCGAACCCGTCAACCCATGGGATGGCATTATGGGGCAAGCGCAGGGCATTGTCATTGACGAACAAGGGTTCATGAGTGGTGCCGCCGATCCGCGGGGTGACGGTTTAGCGATCGGTTGGTAATGATTAAGTGAGGAGCGATGAGTGATGGAAACCTATGATATTTTGCTGGCAGTAGAGAGTGATAGTCACGCGCGGGTGTTGGCAACAGTTATTCATGTGGAAGGCCATGCTTATCGTAAACAGGGAGCTGTCATGCTGATGATGGCAGACGGGAGCTCGATAGGAAGTATCTCGCCAGGTTGCTTGGAAGCGGATCTCTTCGCCTATGTACCGGCAGTATGGGAATCTTCAACCTCCCAAATGGTGGAGTACGACATGAGGCCAGCTGATGATTTCGGTTGGGGAGAGACGATTGGCTGCGGCGGGCTGATCCGTATTCTACTGGAGCCTGTTAGTGGAGAACTGTTGGTTAATCTGCTTGCTGTGAAAGCATGTTTGGATCGAGGCGAAGCTGTACAGTTGGTGCGTGAAATTACGGATGGCTATTCAGGCATCTCGTATACCCTGTGCTCTGAAGGTAATTCTTCAGATCGGCAAGCTTCTCTCTCTGTGTATGTTTCCTTGTTTAAACCTAAGCCTAGAGTGATTGTTTTTGGCGCAAATTCGGATGCGATCCCACTTGTTCAAATGGCGATTAGCAGCGGATTTCGCGTGGTTGTCGCCGACTGGCGTGAGGCTTATTGTCGGGCAGAACGTTTTCCGGGCGCGGAGACAGAGGTTGCTTTTCCTAAGCAGCTGGTGGCGAATTTAAAGCTGAATGCCCAAGACTACATCATTGTGATGAGCCATCAGTACGAAAAGGACGCTCTGTTTGTCCAAGAAGCCATGAAGGCTGACTTGCTTTATCTTGGGATCATGGGGTCCAGAGAACGGACGGAAAATTTATTGGCAGGTATCGACCGCCCTCAATGGCTGCGTTACCCCGTAGGACTGCCGATCGGTTCAGAAGGCCCCGTGGAGAATGCCGTCAGTATCGTCGCAGAGTTGATTAGCCTCAAACGAGGCGGCAAGGCGACCGGAGCATCTGCTAATGTGAGCGGGCGTGAGGACAGGAGTCGCTCATGGTGAGCGAAGCGAAGAAGGTTATCGGCATCTATTTGGCGGCGGGAAGCAGCAGGCGCATGGGGACTTCGAAGCAGTCGCTGGAAATGGCAGCGGATACTAGGCTGGGGAGTATAGCTCTGCTGCATGCGCTCCAGTCTGAGGTGCATAGCGTTGTTGTGGTCGTTCGGGAAGATGACCCGCTCGATTGGTTGTCCGCTGAAGTCCTTGCCTATGCAGAAGCGGGGCGCTGTCTGGTTGAGGTTTGCGCGGAAGCAGGAAGAGGCATAGCTCACTCCTTGCGGGTGGGGATTAAGGCAGCCGAGCGTCAGAATGCAGACGGTATATTGGTGGTTTTGGCGGATCAGCCGTTCATCGATGCGCAGATGCTGAATCGACTCATGGATACGTTCAGGGGCGAGGCTGGATGGGACTTCGTGGCGAGTGGCGATCAAGGCATGCCTAAGCCCCCTGTGATTCTGGGGCGGGAGATGTGGCCTTCTGCTCTGGCCTTAGAAGGAGATGAGGGGGCGCGCTCCTTATTTCATTTGCCGCAGTATCGCGGACAGGTTATGGACGAAGAGGAAGCCTTGAAGTTTTTGGATATTGACACTGAAGAGCGATACTTGGCTGCGAAAAAAATTGTATGGAACAAATTAATGTTAAGTTAAATAACATAAAAGATGAGTTGAGTGCATTATTACTAATAATGCGCTATTTTTTTATACGAAAACACAAAATCGTGTAATGTTAGTTGACGTTATTTTGCGGGATTGTTTATAGTAGATCTAATTTATAGGTAATGGGCTAATGAAAGTTAACGCGCAGGACTCGCATGGCTTGGAGGATGGGGTGAATAAGAGTCTTTGGGGGTTACTACTTAGGTCCCCTTATTCAAACCCCTAAAAATTGGTTAAGAATACTTAACGAATTTAATGGAGAAGAGGGATCAGGATGAAAATGAGCCTCGAAGAAATCAAACAAATTAGCCACAGTAGTCCAGATCAAATCGAGAAGGTCATTACGAAACTGCTAGAACGGATCACTGAACTGGAAAACAGAGTAGCCGAGTTGGAGCGCCAGCTAGGGCTTAACAGCAAGAATAGTAGCAAGCCGCCTTCAAGTGACGGGTTTCGTAAGCCCGCAAACTCCCGCATCGCTGGTGGCAAAAAGGGAGCACCCCTAGGTCATGAAGGACACACACTTAGTATGGTGGATGATCCGGATGCCATCCTCGACTTTTGCCTAACTACCTGCCCTGCGTGTCATGCTCCAATGGACCAGGAGAACTGTATAGGCTACGACCGGCGTCAGCAGATCGATCTGCCTGAACCACGCATCCAGACAACCGAGTTTCGCGCTCATACGAGCTGCTGCCCGCAGTGTAGCGGGGTTCATCAGGCTGCTTTTCCGTCGCATGTCAGCGCCTCTGTCCAATATGGAGCTGGTGTTACGGGCTGGATCGTGTATGTGAGTGCGTACCATATGATTCCACTGAAAAGGGTGAGCGAGATGTTTGCGGACCTGACCGGGCATTCGCTGAGCGAGGCTACGGTCATCGCCCATTTGAAGAAATCGCACAAGCAGCTAGGTCCCTATGAGGAACAAATTCGCCAAAACCTGCTGAATGCCGATGTTTTGCACGCTGATGAAACCGGCATTCACGTCGATGGCAAACAGCGATGGCTGCACACCCTCTCTAATGTGGACTGGACGTTCCAGGCGGTTCACGAAAACCGGGGCACCCTCGCTTTTGATGCCATCGGTCTGCTGCCGGCTTACTCGGGCATTCTAGTGCATGACTGCAACGGGCCGTATTTTAAAGAA
Above is a genomic segment from Paenibacillus sp. HWE-109 containing:
- a CDS encoding nucleoside deaminase, which gives rise to MSEREQHIAYLKRCVELSVLARESGNTPFGALLVGPTGAVLLEQGNVEITQSNCTGHAETMLMEAASKRYSKAELWSCTLYTSVEPCAMCSGSIYWGNVGRVVYGISEKLLAQLTGEDEQNPTLDLPCREVFARGNKPIEVIGPIQEVEAEAVAAHEGYWL
- a CDS encoding ABC transporter substrate-binding protein, with the protein product MQQRKSKKVSVALVSLMSMTLLLSACGSASNAGSTASTSPTASSPAATAAAKTEKTMTDGLGNKVTIPANPQRIIGSYLEDPLITLGIKPVAQWAVASGVQDYLKDSLNGIPTLPSDLPFEAVASFNPDLMIIGGSSAAAGEKYAQYAKITPTFVLGDEVNNDWRKALLKIGEIFDKSKEAEQALKTYDAKAKEAKDKLIKANGEQSAAAIWVTAKAAYVVSENLSSGALLYKDMGFKVPNVVKEISSKGTANWRAISMEALSQLDADHIILIRGKGEGDQIINDPIWKSVSAVKNGHVYEFDKTHSWLYSGVIANSKMIDDVLKSILK
- a CDS encoding allantoinase; this translates as MDDQFDLVIRKGAVVLIDQVRQLDIGIRNGKIAALGENLAYSEQTPTYEAENLVILPGMVDAHVHFNEPALGHWEGFATGSASLAAGGCTTYIDMPLNGVPPTVRFSALKQKLEAAEGNSVVDYALWGGLVPGNIGHLQELAEAGVIGFKAFMSCPGGEGEDIFAEVDDLTLVEGMREIARLGLVLALHAESEEMVAKLAAEAREEGKRGALDFAATRPIAAELEAVNRALFYAEQTGCKLHFVHISSAEAVHVITDAKARGLDVTVETCPHYLVLTSADLEQQGAIAKCAPPLRTAHDQERLWQELAAGRLDLLASDHSPCPAAMKQGEFIEAWGGISGAQSSVELVLDEGHLRRDVPLPLLARLLATEPAKRFGLYPRKGQIALGADADLALVDLKMSYTLQASDLLYRHPHSPYVGKTFGCRVKATFLRGNQVYELHEGVADKTEGAWLRHAAVTGGVHSG
- the pucL gene encoding factor-independent urate hydroxylase; translation: MKFKLHQVNTMNQIDFVHAFGPLFEHSPWVAERAWGSLPYASQQEFTLALEQEVWLASREERLALLRAHPDLGTRVQMTNHSVQEQSGAGLNRLSPEEYKQFLAYNKQYTTKFKFPFIMAVKGQTKDTIKEAIRLRIERDLETELGKALQEVCKIGRFRLEALMEDEKGETAMKQASVSERTMYYGKGDVWVYRSYAKPLTNLTLIPESGFAGRDNVLFGMNIKIAVSGEKFFTSFTEGDNTLVVATDSMKNFLLRKAGDYEGATAEGFLAFAARKFLETYPQMTGVRMTADQVAFDVLPVPGANGLENGELVYRYSQNEHPTALVDMVRTDEGIVVAEHSGGIADLKLIKVKGSSFAGFVRDEYTTLPESYDRPLFIFLDMSWSYEEVEDAFDSDLGRYVAAEQIRDIAHTVFHEQHSPSIQNLIYRIGQRALTRFPQLKDIRFESNNRTWETILEQASVGEGKVFTEPRPPYGFQGFSMTKRDLEGL
- a CDS encoding M20 family metallo-hydrolase, giving the protein MTPTSVQELAQYSKQMLDVLEWLATYGANPEGGVTRLLYTESWLQAQRALLAKMEGLGLAANFDAVGNVYGKLQGSNASLKSVLTGSHVDTVKNGGKYDGAYGVVASLMALGYLKAVHGTPRRTIEVISFCEEEGSRFPLAYWGSGHVTGVRSYASAAGIADLEGTTLLEAMGEAGFEPANAGEHSAVRDDIGAYIEIHIEQGSVLEVKQKQIGVVTAIVGQIRMTVVVKGDSNHAGTTPMTMRRDALAGAAEMVVLTESMALEEGGPLVATVGRLDVKRGTSNVVPGEVEFTLDIRHTDERKMDAFRTRLLTKLGEIAKRRELIIETVENLHASPVAMHQGISNDIEAACATYGFGSMKLPSGAGHDAQLFGPICPSAMIFVPSRGGISHSPEEFTEPDDLIAGFQTLVHVLYQYGYGGKADEIL
- the uraH gene encoding hydroxyisourate hydrolase, which translates into the protein MSRGITTHVLDISSGRPAKDVHIALFRIQDGKSELLSSGATNSDGRLEGPLLSGEGYQAGVYELVFHIGDYFRGTGISLPEPAFLDQVPVRFGISATDVHYHVPLLVAPWGYNTYKGS
- a CDS encoding ABC transporter permease yields the protein MEMLTQILISAISSGTPLLIAVLGGILIERSGITQLGAEGLMLMGAVISCLMFIHTGSLALTLLCVLAVSGVLGLLHGFLCVTLHANQVVCGLAMTIFGAGLSAYLGKPVSGKPLAGAVPKLDLPWLEPVPLLGNIFAHLDLFTWFSFVLVIAMHLFIHRTSWGLHLRAVGDNPATADVMGIPVIAIRYACIVIGSMLIGIGGADLLLVYTPTWNEGMTSGRGWIAVALIIFARWNPIRALLCAYFFGVLDSLGFRVQLIGSHIPSYFLKMIPYVVTILVLMFLGWRNRNKPSGAPEALGVPYIREQRF